From a single Chlorogloeopsis sp. ULAP01 genomic region:
- a CDS encoding alpha/beta hydrolase, producing MPVIQVYGIDLFYTIQGDSVNEVLLLIAGFNSDSSTWAAMMPSLVKQYRVLRFDNRGVGESSAPDSPYSIKQMAADAAALLDYLSISKVHIAGHSMGGQIAQELALAHPEKIQTLILLSSWTKTDEKFYSLIELFGELTHKLEGILYQKVLLPWLFTDAFYSTPGAMETLINMIENQPFPPTPGGLYHQCRAILDGDTSDHLKDIHCPTLVVVGKQDIMTPIKFSEQLTQAIPNAELVILERGGHAFVLESADAVVKVMLDFLAKHGQSYA from the coding sequence GTGCCAGTAATTCAAGTTTATGGAATTGATTTGTTTTACACAATTCAAGGTGACAGTGTAAACGAGGTATTACTGTTGATCGCAGGGTTTAACAGTGATAGTTCGACATGGGCAGCAATGATGCCGTCACTAGTTAAACAGTATCGAGTACTTCGCTTTGATAATCGGGGAGTTGGGGAAAGTTCTGCACCAGATAGCCCCTACAGTATTAAACAAATGGCTGCTGATGCGGCAGCACTGTTGGATTACTTGAGCATTTCCAAGGTGCATATAGCCGGGCATTCGATGGGCGGACAAATTGCCCAAGAACTAGCTTTAGCACATCCAGAAAAAATTCAAACTTTGATACTCCTTTCATCTTGGACAAAAACAGATGAAAAGTTTTATTCGCTAATCGAGTTATTTGGCGAATTGACACATAAATTAGAGGGAATACTTTATCAAAAGGTTTTATTACCCTGGTTGTTTACCGATGCGTTTTACTCAACTCCAGGGGCGATGGAAACACTCATCAACATGATTGAGAATCAACCGTTTCCGCCCACACCTGGTGGGTTATATCATCAATGCCGAGCAATTCTTGATGGAGATACGAGCGATCACCTCAAAGACATTCACTGCCCCACACTCGTTGTAGTTGGCAAGCAAGATATTATGACTCCCATCAAATTTTCTGAGCAATTAACTCAAGCCATTCCCAATGCTGAATTAGTCATCCTTGAGCGCGGCGGCCATGCCTTTGTGTTAGAGTCAGCAGATGCAGTGGTCAAAGTAATGCTCGATTTCTTGGCAAAACATGGGCAATCTTATGCATGA
- a CDS encoding pentapeptide repeat-containing protein, with product MRELEQYYRVLDLEPGATLEEVNQAYKDLAFIWHPDRIPHENQRLKQKAQIKLQQINEAREKLRSLKPKYQTPHHQPPPPKKPQAKTYQPQAKTYEPQARTYEPPKPNPDLSGQDFSRANLSNRDLSGRNMSYANLSGANLSDTFMHKVILRGANLSDTNMFRANLLLADLREANLRNANLIGADFSGADLRGADLTGARMRSGDRLLVKLIGANLSGAIMPDGTIHA from the coding sequence ATGAGAGAGCTGGAGCAATATTATCGGGTGTTAGACTTGGAGCCTGGAGCAACCCTAGAGGAAGTGAACCAGGCTTACAAAGATTTGGCTTTTATTTGGCACCCCGATCGCATTCCCCATGAAAATCAGCGCCTCAAGCAGAAGGCGCAAATCAAGCTACAACAAATCAATGAAGCACGTGAAAAATTACGCTCTCTCAAACCTAAATACCAAACTCCCCACCACCAACCGCCACCACCAAAAAAACCACAAGCCAAAACCTATCAGCCACAAGCCAAAACCTATGAACCACAAGCTAGAACCTATGAGCCACCAAAGCCAAATCCAGACTTGAGCGGGCAGGATTTTAGCCGAGCTAATTTAAGTAACAGAGACTTATCTGGCAGAAACATGAGTTATGCCAATTTGAGTGGTGCGAATCTTAGCGATACTTTTATGCACAAAGTAATTCTTAGAGGTGCCAATTTATCTGACACCAATATGTTTAGAGCCAACTTACTTTTAGCAGACTTGAGAGAAGCCAATCTACGCAATGCCAACTTGATTGGAGCCGACTTTAGTGGTGCTGACTTGCGGGGCGCTGACTTGACAGGAGCGCGGATGCGTTCTGGCGATCGCTTACTCGTAAAATTAATTGGTGCTAATTTATCTGGCGCAATCATGCCTGATGGTACAATTCATGCATAA
- the aroF gene encoding 3-deoxy-7-phosphoheptulonate synthase codes for MISAKLASKSDTDHQTIVKLSDKVAFGGAELVIIGGPCTVESWEQMETVAQNLSAAPVQALRGGVFKPRTSPYAFQGMGEEGLKILAGVRSRYNIPVITEVMSISQIEIVAAHADMLQIGSRNMQNFDLLKALGQAGKPILLKRGLAATLEEFVMAAEYILSHGNPNVVLCERGIRSFDNYTRNVLDLAAVAALKQITHLPIIVDPSHAVGKRELVAPVAKAAIACGADGLIIECHPEPEKSVSDARQALSLEDMVNLVHSLKSVAAAVGRSVSTELGVGLKPAPICLSAA; via the coding sequence ATGATTAGTGCAAAACTAGCCAGTAAGTCTGATACCGATCACCAAACAATTGTAAAACTCTCAGACAAAGTTGCTTTTGGTGGTGCAGAATTAGTAATTATCGGTGGCCCTTGTACCGTTGAAAGCTGGGAGCAAATGGAAACAGTAGCTCAAAACCTATCTGCTGCTCCTGTACAAGCTTTGCGTGGCGGTGTATTCAAACCCCGCACTTCCCCTTACGCTTTTCAGGGAATGGGAGAAGAAGGACTAAAAATTCTGGCAGGAGTGCGATCGCGCTACAATATCCCAGTCATCACCGAAGTCATGTCTATTTCTCAAATTGAGATAGTTGCTGCTCACGCTGATATGCTTCAGATTGGTAGCCGTAATATGCAAAACTTTGACTTACTGAAAGCTTTAGGACAAGCAGGTAAACCCATACTCCTCAAACGTGGTTTAGCAGCAACACTAGAAGAATTCGTGATGGCAGCCGAATACATTTTAAGCCACGGCAATCCTAATGTAGTACTATGCGAACGAGGTATCCGCAGTTTCGATAACTATACCCGCAACGTACTTGATTTAGCAGCAGTAGCAGCCCTTAAGCAAATCACTCACTTACCCATAATTGTCGATCCCTCTCATGCTGTAGGTAAGCGAGAGTTGGTAGCACCTGTAGCAAAGGCTGCTATTGCATGTGGAGCGGATGGTTTAATTATTGAGTGTCACCCAGAACCAGAAAAATCTGTTTCTGACGCACGACAAGCCTTATCTTTAGAAGATATGGTGAATTTAGTTCATAGTTTAAAGTCGGTAGCAGCAGCAGTCGGGCGCAGTGTATCAACAGAACTAGGGGTAGGTTTAAAACCTGCCCCTATTTGTTTGTCTGCTGCATAA
- a CDS encoding radical SAM protein, with amino-acid sequence MVVIITFYYQQYLASIYFSIVSRGCPHTCDFCYKKAFFKDGKSFYTQAVDDALAEIERLPGKHLYFLDDHLFGNAEFAANLFDGMKGMGRVWQAAETVQSILQPGLLEKAVACGLRSMFVGFETLNPNNLREQHKYQNLNRDYNAAIRRLHYMGVMINGSFVFGMDDDDKTIFERTVEWAVSQGIETATFHILTPYPGTALYTRMVQQNRMTENNWDLYDTRHVVYKPAKMTPEILESGYWRAYQDFYRWSNIFRGAWVKET; translated from the coding sequence ATGGTAGTAATTATTACTTTTTACTATCAACAATACTTAGCAAGCATCTATTTCAGTATAGTTTCACGGGGTTGTCCGCATACCTGCGATTTTTGCTACAAAAAAGCGTTTTTTAAAGATGGTAAATCTTTTTACACGCAAGCAGTAGATGATGCTCTTGCGGAAATTGAGCGATTACCTGGGAAGCATCTCTATTTTTTAGACGATCATTTATTTGGCAATGCAGAATTTGCCGCAAACTTATTTGATGGAATGAAAGGAATGGGGCGCGTGTGGCAAGCAGCAGAAACCGTGCAATCTATCTTGCAACCAGGATTGTTAGAGAAAGCAGTTGCTTGCGGTTTGCGAAGTATGTTTGTAGGATTTGAAACACTCAACCCAAATAATCTTAGGGAACAGCACAAGTATCAAAATTTGAATCGTGACTACAATGCTGCCATTCGCCGCCTACACTATATGGGAGTAATGATTAATGGTAGTTTTGTGTTTGGTATGGATGATGACGATAAAACCATTTTTGAGCGAACAGTAGAATGGGCGGTAAGCCAAGGTATTGAAACAGCTACATTTCATATTCTCACACCCTATCCCGGTACGGCGCTTTACACCCGCATGGTACAGCAAAACCGTATGACTGAGAATAACTGGGATTTATACGATACCCGTCATGTAGTTTACAAACCAGCAAAAATGACACCAGAGATTTTAGAATCTGGATATTGGCGTGCCTATCAAGACTTTTATCGTTGGAGTAATATTTTCCGGGGCGCTTGGGTGAAAGAGACTTAG